DNA from Thermococcus argininiproducens:
GTTGTTGTCAATGAGGATGCAGAACCTTTTGCAAAAAGAGGAAAAAATGTCTTTGCAAAGTTTGTAATTGATGCCGATGAGAGTATAAGGCCTTATGATGAAGTGCTTGTAGTGAATAAGAATGATGAACTTTTGGCAACTGGGCAAAGCTTATTGAATGGTAGAGAACTAAAGATTTTCCAGCAGGGATTGGCTGTAAAGGTAAGGAGAGGAATTGAACGGTGAATTTTTCGTTTTGCTCCAGCAACGCAATCTTTTTATTTTTGCTGCAGGTAATTAAGAAGAGGTGAAGATATGAGTAAAGTCGGTATTGTTTATGGGGAATCAAGCACTGATTACTTTACTTTTATTGTTGATCCAAGAAACATGCCCAATTTTGGTGAATTTGTGGTAGTTAAGAATAGAAACGGAGATGAGGTTCTTGCAGTTGTTAAAGGCGTGAGAAATATAAACTGGCTCATGGGAGCTGGGAAAGGAAGTTATGACTATATTGAAAAAACAGTCAATGTTTTTTCTAAAGGTGTCATCGATAAAAGTGAGTCGATAATAGCTAGTGCTAAGGTTCTAGGTGTTCTTAAGACTAAAGAGGACATAGAAAGGGGAAATTTTGAATTCAGACAAATACCAAATAGAGTGCCTATTAAACCAGGGGAAGTGGTTAAGCTAGCAAACGATGAAGACCTGAAGAAGATTTTTTCTAATGGCCACATAAAAATTGGCCGTCTTTTGGCGAGAGAAAATGTTGAAGTTGGATTGGATGTAAATAAGCTTGTTTCAAGGCATTTTGCAGTTTTAGCTGTTACGGGAGCAGGGAAATCTAATACTATAGCAGTTCTCTCAAAAGAAATTATTGATAAGACAAATGGAACCATAGTTATTCTCGATCCTCATGGCGAATATTCAACCCTTTCGTGGAGAAGTTCAAAGGTAAATCCAATAAAGGCTACTATTGATCCAGCGAAAATAAAAGTAAGTGAGCTTGCGACACTCTTAGGAGTCGCAGAAAATGCAGCACTTCAAAGGAGATTCTTGAGTCTGGCCTATTATACTGTGGAATGGGAAGCAAAGAAGAACTCAAAGATTTTGGGGGGCATGGCCTTTGTAAATGCCCTAGAAAATAAAGTTGAAGAATGGATTCGAGCGTATGAAAGTAAAGAGAAAGGTGAAGATGTTATTATTAAATATTACGATTCTCAAGGAAAGCAACTAGAAAGGAAAATACAGTCGCGAGATCTAGACTCACTAATAAGATTAAAGGACTATCTTCAAGAACTTAAAACCAATTTTGGCGAGTTCATAAAGCTAGGAAACATATTATCGGAAATAGTCCCTGGAATGGTTAATGTTATAGATTTAAGTGGTATGGAAGAGGATCAAATGATTGCCCTTGCATCTTATCTTTTAAGAGGAATATTAAAACACAGGGTTCAGTACATGAAGGCAGTTAGAATGAATGATTCTTCAAAAATAAGAGAAACCAGAGAAAAGTTCCCGGCATTAACAAAGCCCATTCTCGTGATAGTTGAGGAAGCCCATATATTTGCTCCTCGGGAACACAAAACTCAAGCCGCTTACTGGCTGGGTAAGATCGCTAGGGAAGGAAGAAAATTTGGTATAGGGCTTGGTATAGTATCTCAAAGGCCTAAGAAACTTGATGATGATATACTGAGTCAAACAAACACGAAAATAATCCTTCGGTTAGTCGAGCCTCATGACCAAAGATACGTACAACAGGCAAGCGAACAAATAAGCGAGGATTTGCTTATAGACATAGCCGCTCTTGGAATTGGTGAAGCTGTAGTAGTAGGCTTTGCGATACCGTTACCTGCTATGGTAAAAATATACAACTTTAAAGAAGAGTTTAATGGATATTACGGTGGAGGGGATATTGATATCGTAAAAGAATGGAGTGAGATTGAGGAGGAGAGTGAGATAACACTGGAAGATCTTGCAGGTGAATGAAATGAAATTTGCTCACATAGCAGATGCTCATCTGGGAAGGGAGCAGTTCCAACAACCTTTTAGGTACAGAGATTATCTAAACGCTTTTAGACAGGCTATAGAAAAGTCAATAGATGAGAGAGTAGACTTTATACTACTTGCAGGTGATCTTTTTCACGTAAGCAAGCCATCTCCAAAAGCTATTAGAGACGCAGTAGAAATTTTGAGCTTAGTGAAGAAAAAGAATATACCCGTTTTTGCAATAGAGGGAAACCACGATAAAACAATAAGAGAAACTTCAATATACGATCTGCTTGAGCATTTGGGATTAATATACACTGTTGGAATAAAGAAAACTCCAAGAGAGAGCGAGTTTCAGAAAAGTGTCAAGAAGGGAAATCTCTATCTTGTCTATGGGGTTTTTGGGGATATTGAAATTTATGGTCTAAGACATAACAACAGATGGCAACTTATTAAGAATGGACGAAGTATCCTAAAGAGTATTTTTAGAGGAGGTTCTAATTCAGTTCTAATGCTTCACCAAGCAATTGATTATCTTGCTGAGGGCACACCCTACAAAGATGCCTTTGACTTGAAACTCAGTGAGATTCCAGAAGGATTTAGGTACTATGCATTGGGACATATCCACATGAAAAAGGAACTTAGAAAAGAAGAAAGTGGTCTTTCGGGGGATATTATATATCCGGGATCATTAGAACGAACTGAAATTAGAGAAGCGAGTCACAAGATAACTTACGATAGGAGAATAAGTGTTAAAAAACTTGAGGAGAACATTAAGGGCTTCTATGTTGTTGAGGACTTTGAGCCACGTTTCGTAGAAATAGAAACTCGACCATTTTATAATGTCCTAATAAAAGGAAATTCAAAAATAGAACTCAGAAATAAGATTTCTGATATTAGGGAACATGTAGAAAAAGATAGTATAGTACTCATAACTCTTGAAGGGGTTGTTAAAGGAGGAGTGCATGTAAGCGAGTTCTATGATCTGTTAAAAGATTGGGATCTCTCATATTACAATTTTAATAATAGAGTGTCTTCAGAGGTAGTGGGGATAGATCCAACGAAAACTGTAGACGAGCTTTTAAATGAGATATTGTCTGATTTTGAAAGAGATTTATTCTTACAACTTGCGAATGATCCAAGAAAGTTCTCAGAAGAACTTGATAACTTTATTGATTGGTTGATGGGGGTATATAAACATCCTAAGTCCTCAAGG
Protein-coding regions in this window:
- a CDS encoding ATP-binding protein, producing the protein MSKVGIVYGESSTDYFTFIVDPRNMPNFGEFVVVKNRNGDEVLAVVKGVRNINWLMGAGKGSYDYIEKTVNVFSKGVIDKSESIIASAKVLGVLKTKEDIERGNFEFRQIPNRVPIKPGEVVKLANDEDLKKIFSNGHIKIGRLLARENVEVGLDVNKLVSRHFAVLAVTGAGKSNTIAVLSKEIIDKTNGTIVILDPHGEYSTLSWRSSKVNPIKATIDPAKIKVSELATLLGVAENAALQRRFLSLAYYTVEWEAKKNSKILGGMAFVNALENKVEEWIRAYESKEKGEDVIIKYYDSQGKQLERKIQSRDLDSLIRLKDYLQELKTNFGEFIKLGNILSEIVPGMVNVIDLSGMEEDQMIALASYLLRGILKHRVQYMKAVRMNDSSKIRETREKFPALTKPILVIVEEAHIFAPREHKTQAAYWLGKIAREGRKFGIGLGIVSQRPKKLDDDILSQTNTKIILRLVEPHDQRYVQQASEQISEDLLIDIAALGIGEAVVVGFAIPLPAMVKIYNFKEEFNGYYGGGDIDIVKEWSEIEEESEITLEDLAGE
- a CDS encoding metallophosphoesterase family protein; this encodes MKFAHIADAHLGREQFQQPFRYRDYLNAFRQAIEKSIDERVDFILLAGDLFHVSKPSPKAIRDAVEILSLVKKKNIPVFAIEGNHDKTIRETSIYDLLEHLGLIYTVGIKKTPRESEFQKSVKKGNLYLVYGVFGDIEIYGLRHNNRWQLIKNGRSILKSIFRGGSNSVLMLHQAIDYLAEGTPYKDAFDLKLSEIPEGFRYYALGHIHMKKELRKEESGLSGDIIYPGSLERTEIREASHKITYDRRISVKKLEENIKGFYVVEDFEPRFVEIETRPFYNVLIKGNSKIELRNKISDIREHVEKDSIVLITLEGVVKGGVHVSEFYDLLKDWDLSYYNFNNRVSSEVVGIDPTKTVDELLNEILSDFERDLFLQLANDPRKFSEELDNFIDWLMGVYKHPKSSREARIIEEENKERQKEDKPKVKGPKAKTIDAWLGMR